The Thermococcus sp. genome has a segment encoding these proteins:
- a CDS encoding PIN domain-containing protein, whose amino-acid sequence MYLIDTNVFLEILLGQEKKETAKQFLSSHRGELFITDFTLHSIGVVLFRLKRPEIFLEFVRDVLPNVEVVTLPESEYEKVAELHLKYGLDFDDAYQCAVALAKGLTIVTIDEDFRKAPYSVKVIFL is encoded by the coding sequence ATGTATCTGATTGACACAAACGTCTTCCTTGAAATTCTTCTGGGCCAAGAAAAGAAGGAAACTGCAAAACAGTTTCTGAGCTCTCACCGGGGCGAGCTTTTTATTACGGATTTTACTCTCCATTCGATTGGCGTGGTTCTCTTCAGGCTTAAACGCCCAGAGATTTTTCTGGAGTTTGTTCGAGATGTCCTACCAAACGTCGAAGTTGTGACCCTCCCTGAATCGGAGTATGAGAAGGTTGCGGAACTCCACCTGAAGTATGGGTTGGACTTCGATGACGCTTATCAGTGCGCAGTTGCCCTTGCTAAGGGCTTAACGATTGTGACGATTGACGAGGATTTTAGGAAGGCTCCGTATTCGGTAAAGGTTATCTTCCTGTAG
- a CDS encoding DUF2281 domain-containing protein → MQDVEKVLSQLPPEARRELLDYAEFLLQKYGRKGEKKRGFTFSWEGKLKDVKLTSIELQHKALEWRTDVSD, encoded by the coding sequence ATGCAGGACGTTGAAAAGGTTCTCTCCCAACTTCCACCAGAGGCGCGAAGGGAGCTTTTAGACTACGCCGAGTTTCTTCTGCAGAAGTACGGTAGAAAAGGTGAAAAAAAGAGAGGTTTCACTTTCTCCTGGGAGGGAAAGCTGAAAGACGTTAAGCTTACATCCATTGAACTCCAGCACAAAGCTCTGGAGTGGCGAACCGATGTATCTGATTGA
- the cobS gene encoding adenosylcobinamide-GDP ribazoletransferase, with amino-acid sequence MKDILPFLTRIPTKGDFEKIPGELWAIPLIAPISSVIPVLVLYLKLPLSNVLALLALYFTIGLLHLDGLADWADGIMAKGDRERKIRAMKDVNTGIAGLFAVVMVLFLQVYSLPLVPFYSLYLAELNSKFSLLLGLATKKPLGQGLGAYFMEGMNGKQFAVGTVLYALLYLPVALYNPLALAGITGLLFGAYTIRLSLRNFGGINGDCLGAIAEITRTGTLLVLAFVWAYL; translated from the coding sequence GTGAAGGACATCCTGCCTTTCCTGACCAGAATTCCAACCAAAGGGGACTTTGAGAAAATTCCGGGGGAGCTATGGGCAATCCCCCTAATCGCCCCAATAAGCTCGGTCATCCCGGTTCTTGTCCTTTACCTCAAGCTGCCACTCTCGAACGTCCTCGCCCTTCTGGCGCTCTACTTCACGATAGGCCTCCTTCATCTCGATGGATTGGCCGACTGGGCAGACGGAATAATGGCCAAAGGCGACCGCGAAAGGAAGATTAGGGCAATGAAGGACGTCAACACTGGAATAGCGGGCCTTTTTGCCGTCGTGATGGTCCTATTCCTCCAGGTTTATTCGCTCCCGCTGGTGCCGTTCTACTCCCTTTACCTCGCCGAGCTGAACTCCAAGTTTTCCCTCCTCCTTGGACTGGCAACGAAAAAGCCCCTTGGCCAGGGATTAGGAGCGTACTTCATGGAGGGAATGAACGGAAAGCAGTTCGCCGTTGGGACGGTCCTCTACGCGCTCCTCTATCTCCCGGTTGCACTCTACAACCCGCTCGCCCTTGCCGGAATAACGGGTCTCCTCTTCGGCGCGTACACCATAAGGCTCTCCCTTAGGAACTTCGGCGGGATAAACGGCGACTGCCTCGGAGCCATCGCGGAAATAACGAGGACGGGAACGCTGCTCGTTTTAGCTTTTGTGTGGGCTTACCTTTAA
- the cobZ gene encoding alpha-ribazole phosphatase CobZ: MNAEELLQRLEKHGVTMEKMLNTAMELYVGGEHDKIRKRLERLMLRYLDDMNIQSLLMAALLLEENFEVEGDPVNLVADELIGIDIAEYIGGKMALFNFFYYDTRKPGILAELPPFLDDAIGGFIASCMTKLFEGGCDEQD; encoded by the coding sequence ATGAACGCCGAAGAACTCCTTCAAAGGCTTGAAAAGCACGGAGTAACGATGGAGAAAATGCTCAACACCGCCATGGAGCTTTACGTCGGAGGAGAACACGATAAAATCAGAAAGAGGCTCGAAAGACTGATGCTCCGCTACCTCGATGATATGAACATCCAATCCCTTCTCATGGCCGCGCTCCTCCTTGAGGAGAACTTTGAGGTTGAAGGAGATCCTGTTAACCTCGTCGCCGACGAGCTGATTGGAATTGACATCGCCGAGTACATAGGCGGGAAGATGGCGCTCTTCAACTTCTTCTACTACGACACGAGGAAGCCCGGGATCTTAGCTGAGCTTCCGCCCTTCCTTGATGACGCGATAGGAGGGTTTATAGCCAGCTGCATGACAAAACTCTTTGAGGGTGGTTGTGATGAGCAGGATTGA
- a CDS encoding PIN domain-containing protein: MEIVLDFNVVFSALYGGRVSREIFTLNHVVREVTFLVPAYFWEEFEGKKEKLLKITKLTENELNFVLRVIKSQTVEIPPEIFSGKLGEAEKLSPDPKDVPYVALAMALEIPLLTGDLKLREKIEGELKVYSPSELLAVLKEGLL; encoded by the coding sequence ATGGAGATTGTCCTTGATTTCAACGTTGTTTTCTCTGCACTTTACGGTGGGCGGGTTTCAAGAGAGATATTCACGCTGAATCACGTCGTTAGAGAAGTGACGTTCCTCGTTCCGGCCTATTTCTGGGAGGAGTTTGAGGGAAAGAAGGAGAAACTCCTGAAGATAACAAAGCTCACGGAAAATGAACTGAACTTTGTCTTGAGAGTAATAAAGTCTCAGACCGTCGAGATCCCCCCGGAGATATTCTCAGGGAAGCTCGGGGAGGCAGAAAAACTCTCCCCTGATCCAAAGGACGTTCCCTACGTTGCCCTGGCAATGGCCCTCGAAATTCCCCTTCTCACCGGAGATCTAAAGCTTAGGGAGAAAATAGAAGGCGAACTCAAAGTATACTCTCCCTCGGAGCTTCTTGCTGTTCTTAAAGAGGGATTGCTATGA
- a CDS encoding diphthine--ammonia ligase, translating to MRGVAFYSGGKDGLYALYLAEKSGIDVPYLLALKTTIGLSPHWENLEALKTLAKAMGKELLTFDMARGSDALAKFIGSLGVDYLIAGDVLLEDHKKWVENIAENAGIKPLEPLWGKDTLELAREMLREGFEWAIIAVDRKKLPKEALAYAFSSKNDLENFLKAYPCVDPVGEFGEFHTVVLVSPLFEGRFNLEVESPKESERYYWVRFGLEER from the coding sequence TTGAGGGGAGTGGCGTTCTATTCAGGTGGCAAGGACGGGCTTTACGCGCTTTATCTGGCAGAAAAGAGTGGAATTGACGTTCCGTACCTTTTGGCTTTGAAGACCACGATAGGTCTCTCACCCCACTGGGAGAACTTAGAGGCGCTGAAAACGCTCGCCAAGGCAATGGGAAAGGAGTTGCTAACCTTCGACATGGCCAGAGGGAGCGACGCCTTAGCTAAATTCATCGGCTCCCTCGGTGTTGACTATCTTATAGCGGGGGATGTTCTCCTCGAAGACCACAAAAAGTGGGTTGAGAACATCGCCGAAAACGCTGGAATCAAGCCCCTTGAGCCGTTATGGGGAAAGGATACCCTTGAACTCGCGAGGGAAATGCTCCGGGAGGGCTTTGAGTGGGCAATAATAGCCGTTGACAGAAAAAAGCTGCCAAAAGAAGCGCTGGCCTACGCATTCAGCTCAAAAAACGACTTAGAGAACTTTTTGAAGGCTTACCCTTGTGTTGATCCGGTCGGAGAGTTCGGCGAGTTCCACACCGTTGTTTTGGTCTCGCCCCTCTTCGAGGGACGCTTTAACCTTGAGGTAGAGTCCCCCAAGGAAAGCGAGAGGTATTACTGGGTTCGCTTTGGGCTGGAGGAAAGGTAA
- a CDS encoding uracil-DNA glycosylase family protein, which translates to MLLKFEELERTGGIYLNLRNLRTKPLKLTNWRDLLSLDEKTYGTYARTIYNPRERFLISDEESEARGIELSALYCSLLTDPEYFCGEENLSYQLKVGEFEGLPFANGFTGSKVAIVGEAPGRRGCGKTGVCFYRDASGMLLRRVLFSLGINPDFLYITNVVKCNPPENRLRRIPPGAYELLARELEILKPKAIFAVGRTAEKTLRELGFEAQYLRHPAWYVRRGIRGPSGEILEEYAKIRGALGEWTP; encoded by the coding sequence ATGCTCCTGAAGTTCGAAGAGCTTGAGAGAACGGGCGGAATCTACCTCAACCTCCGAAACCTCAGGACAAAACCTCTGAAACTCACGAACTGGCGTGATCTGCTTTCCCTCGACGAGAAGACCTACGGGACCTACGCGAGAACCATCTACAACCCGCGCGAGAGGTTCCTTATAAGCGATGAAGAAAGCGAGGCCAGGGGAATCGAGCTTTCAGCGCTATACTGCTCGCTCTTAACCGACCCGGAGTACTTCTGCGGTGAGGAGAACCTGAGTTATCAGCTGAAGGTCGGGGAGTTCGAGGGGCTGCCATTCGCCAACGGTTTTACCGGCTCAAAGGTCGCGATCGTGGGTGAAGCCCCCGGAAGGCGCGGGTGCGGGAAAACGGGGGTATGCTTCTACCGCGATGCCTCCGGAATGCTGCTCCGCAGAGTTCTTTTCTCCCTCGGCATCAACCCAGACTTCCTCTACATTACCAACGTCGTCAAGTGCAACCCGCCGGAGAACAGGCTGAGGAGGATTCCTCCTGGAGCCTACGAGCTTTTGGCGAGGGAGCTGGAGATTTTAAAGCCGAAGGCCATCTTCGCGGTTGGGAGAACCGCAGAGAAGACCCTCAGGGAGCTTGGGTTCGAGGCCCAATACCTCAGACATCCGGCATGGTACGTCAGGAGGGGCATCAGGGGGCCGAGCGGCGAAATCCTGGAGGAATACGCTAAAATCAGGGGAGCGTTGGGGGAATGGACGCCTTAG
- the cbiB gene encoding adenosylcobinamide-phosphate synthase CbiB — protein MDALAVFALALLWDLLLGEPPALVHPVVWFGKLAGLFDSRYKRHSPALDFLAGIATAVLVIAFAFLLSISPFFALYPLNYVLAVYLLKSSFAIRSLHEHVARTVTEDIEEKRKAVSMIVSRDVRKLDKPHLNSASIESLAENLNDSVIAPLFYFLFFGLPGALIYRAVNTLDAMLGYRNERYEFFGKFSARLDDVLNFIPARLTVLFYLPLGGRRVFRYYRLARFKINSDKPIAVMSAVLGVWLEKPGVYRFPGRTPEDRDIKRALRVYWLIVAEWLIIVSLLLATEVCPCLSR, from the coding sequence ATGGACGCCTTAGCAGTCTTTGCCCTGGCACTCCTCTGGGACCTGCTTTTAGGAGAGCCTCCTGCATTAGTTCATCCGGTGGTGTGGTTTGGAAAGCTCGCCGGTTTATTTGATTCCCGCTACAAACGGCACTCCCCAGCTCTCGATTTCCTTGCTGGAATAGCTACGGCAGTGCTGGTTATTGCCTTCGCGTTCCTCCTTTCCATCTCGCCCTTCTTTGCTCTTTATCCCCTCAACTATGTCCTTGCCGTTTATCTCCTTAAAAGCTCCTTCGCGATTAGAAGCCTCCACGAGCACGTCGCGAGGACGGTGACGGAAGACATTGAAGAGAAGAGGAAAGCGGTCTCGATGATAGTTAGCAGGGATGTTAGAAAGCTCGATAAGCCCCACCTGAACTCCGCATCGATAGAGAGCCTCGCCGAGAACCTCAACGACTCCGTAATTGCCCCGCTATTCTACTTCCTCTTCTTCGGCCTGCCCGGTGCCTTAATCTACCGCGCCGTCAACACGCTTGACGCGATGCTCGGCTACAGAAACGAGCGCTACGAGTTCTTTGGCAAGTTCTCGGCGAGGTTGGACGACGTTTTGAACTTTATTCCCGCTCGCCTGACGGTTCTCTTCTACCTTCCCCTCGGCGGGAGGAGGGTTTTCCGCTATTACCGTTTGGCAAGGTTCAAGATAAACTCGGATAAGCCGATAGCGGTCATGAGTGCCGTTTTAGGTGTGTGGCTTGAGAAGCCTGGCGTTTACCGCTTTCCCGGCAGAACGCCGGAGGACAGGGATATAAAGCGCGCTCTGAGGGTTTACTGGCTTATCGTTGCCGAATGGCTGATAATCGTCTCATTACTGCTCGCGACGGAGGTATGTCCATGCTTGAGCCGGTGA
- a CDS encoding aminotransferase class I/II-fold pyridoxal phosphate-dependent enzyme, which translates to MLEPVKFSTYHGGARKEGLLDFSASLNPYPPEWLGEMFERAKEVSNRYPYYEKLEENLSELIGEEVTVTTGITEALYLIGILALRGRKVVIPEHTYGEYERAARIFGAKVVKGPNEPEKLAELVERDSVVFFCNPNNPDGRFYRTKELKPLLDAVEDKNALLVLDEAFIDFVKKPESPSGENVVKLRTFTKSYGLPGIRVGYVLGFSEAFKSVRMPWSIGSTGVAFLEFLLKDNFEHLRKTMPLIWREKERMERALGVKSDANFFIKRVGDAKKAVEYLKRRGILVRSCESFGLPEYIRFSVRKPGENERLIRALKDVEREMGNGR; encoded by the coding sequence ATGCTTGAGCCGGTGAAGTTCTCAACTTACCACGGCGGTGCTCGGAAGGAGGGTCTGCTTGACTTTTCGGCCTCACTAAACCCGTATCCGCCTGAGTGGCTCGGCGAGATGTTCGAGCGTGCCAAAGAGGTAAGCAACCGCTACCCCTACTACGAGAAGCTCGAGGAGAACCTTTCAGAGCTAATCGGCGAAGAAGTCACGGTAACCACTGGAATCACCGAGGCGCTCTACCTCATCGGGATCCTCGCGCTCCGCGGGAGGAAGGTGGTAATTCCGGAGCACACCTATGGCGAGTACGAGAGAGCCGCGCGCATCTTCGGGGCGAAGGTTGTTAAGGGTCCGAACGAGCCTGAGAAGCTGGCTGAACTCGTTGAGAGAGACTCAGTGGTCTTCTTCTGCAATCCGAACAACCCTGACGGGAGGTTCTACCGCACTAAGGAGCTTAAGCCCCTCCTCGATGCGGTTGAAGATAAGAACGCGCTCCTCGTTTTGGACGAGGCCTTCATAGACTTCGTTAAAAAGCCCGAAAGCCCGAGCGGAGAGAACGTTGTAAAGCTCAGAACCTTCACCAAGAGCTACGGTTTGCCCGGAATACGGGTGGGCTACGTTCTCGGCTTTTCCGAGGCTTTCAAAAGCGTCAGGATGCCTTGGAGCATAGGCTCAACTGGAGTTGCCTTTCTTGAGTTTCTCCTCAAAGACAACTTCGAGCACCTTAGGAAGACGATGCCACTGATCTGGCGCGAGAAGGAGAGAATGGAGAGAGCTTTGGGCGTTAAAAGCGACGCCAACTTTTTCATCAAGCGCGTTGGAGACGCTAAAAAAGCCGTTGAATACCTCAAAAGGCGCGGAATCCTCGTGAGGAGCTGTGAAAGCTTCGGCCTGCCGGAATAC